A single Capra hircus breed San Clemente chromosome 13, ASM170441v1, whole genome shotgun sequence DNA region contains:
- the SALL4 gene encoding sal-like protein 4 gives MSRRKQAKPQHINSEEDQGERQPQQPAPECADAAPAAPAAGAPGAPMNYLGGGGGSGNDELNGDGAGIKRPRREETHICEKCCAEFFSFSEFLDHKKNCTKTPPVLILKDSEGPMSSEDLSGTVLSSQPPSPGRREGHRDDGSGGGAPGDAREKPGAESVLYLKTEAALPPAPQDISYLPKGKVANTNVTLQALRGTKVAVNQRSADAPPAPLPSAGSLPWVLEQILCLQQQQLQQIQLTEQIRVQVNMWASHALHAGHAADSLKTLGGHVSQQVSAAVALLSQKAGSAGLPLDALKPAKLPHANVPSAGGSASPGLPPFALKPDATRVLPGVLSRLPGALLPQAPGSVLFQSPFSAVALDPSKKGKGKPPSVSPVEVKLKDEALCRHKCKYCSKVFGTDSSLQIHLRSHTGERPFVCSVCGHRFTTKGNLKVHFHRHPQVKANPQLLADFHDKTAVGGGLPFALAGPAPLEEAGLSLDSKPALAAGTPSVLGLVQNLPSGPHPKDVRGGPLPGDLQPGLSPESEDGSILPGVGPTHPSPRVGGFPGGGPPEPGSETLKLQRLVENIDKATADPNECLICHRVLSCQSSLKMHYRTHTGERPFPCKVCGRAFSTKGNLKTHLGVHRASASVRTQHSCPICQKKFTNAVLLQQHIRMHMGGQIPNAPLPESPCELAGPEPSAAGGDGSPGAPAHDGVMQAFDVDEACPQEAPSSSLRGPGPLAGVHAASPTPGLAAAASLDVPVKAGLAALVLQRQGSRENGSAESDGLTNDDASSVMGDPECASRSPDVLESTSFQAVSPAHSQAESVKSKSPDADGKGDGSESSRTEMEGRSSVPSTFIRAQPTYVKVEVPGGFVGPATMSPGMTPLLAAQPRRQAKQHGCTRCGKNFSSASALQIHERTHTGEKPFVCNICGRAFTTKGNLKVHYMTHGANNSSARRGRKLAIENTMALLGTDGKRVPEMFPKEIMAPSVNVDPVVWNQYATMLNGGLAMKTNEISVIQSGGIPTLPVSLGASSVVNNTAASKIDGSQSAAGAEVEKPGTADNVPKHQFPHLLEENKIAVS, from the exons GTGCTCCAATGAACTATCTTGGTGGCGGCGGTGGCAGTGGCAACGACGAGCTGAATGGGGACGGAGCAGGGATAAAGCGGCCCCGGCGGGAGGAGACCCACATCTGCGAGAAATGCTGTGCGGAGTTCTTCAGCTTCTCGGAGTTCTTGGACCACAAGAAAAATTGCACTAAAACGCCCCCCGTGCTCATCTTGAAGGACAGTGAGGGACCAATGTCGTCCGAAGACTTGTCGGGGACTGTGCTCAGCTCGCAGCCGCCGAGCCCGGGCCGGAGGGAGGGCCACCGGGACGATGGCAGCGGCGGAGGGGCCCCCGGGGACGCGAGGGAGAAGCCAGGGGCGGAGTCTGTTCTGTATCTGAAGACAGAGGCCGCCCTGCCGCCCGCGCCGCAGGACATAAGCTACTTACCCAAAGGCAAGGTGGCCAACACCAACGTCACGCTTCAGGCGCTGCGCGGCACCAAGGTGGCGGTGAACCAGCGCAGCGCCGACGCGCCCCCGGCGCCCCTGCCCAGCGCCGGCAGCCTGCCCTGGGTCCTCGAGCAGATCCTGtgcctccagcagcagcagctgcagcagatcCAGCTCACGGAGCAGATCCGGGTGCAGGTGAACATGTGGGCCTCGCACGCCCTCCACGCCGGCCACGCGGCCGACTCGCTGAAGACGCTCGGGGGCCACGTGTCGCAGCAGGTGTCGGCGGCCGTGGCCCTGCTCAGCCAGAAGGCGGGGAGCGCCGGGCTGCCCCTGGACGCCCTGAAGCCCGCCAAGCTACCTCACGCCAACGTCCCTTCCGCCGGCGGCTCCGCCTCCCCGGGGCTGCCGCCCTTCGCGCTGAAGCCGGACGCCACCCGGGTGCTCCCCGGCGTCCTGTCGCGCCTCCCCGGGGCGCTGCTCCCCCAGGCCCCGGGCTCTGTGCTCTTCCAGAGCCCCTTCTCCGCGGTGGCCTTAGACCCGTccaagaaaggaaaagggaagccACCGAGTGTCTCCCCGGTGGAGGTCAAACTCAAGGACGAGGCTCTCTGCCGGCACAAGTGTAAGTACTGTAGCAAGGTTTTTGGGACTGATAGCTCCTTGCAGATCCACCTGCGCTCCCACACCGGAGAGAGGCCCTTCGTGTGCTCCGTGTGCGGCCACCGCTTCACCACCAAGGGCAACCTCAAGGTGCACTTCCACCGGCACCCCCAGGTGAAGGCTAACCCCCAGCTGTTGGCCGACTTCCACGACAAGACGGCGGTGGGCGGCGGCCTCCCCTTCGCGCTggccggccccgcccccctcGAGGAAGCCGGGCTCTCCCTAGACAGCAAACCCGCGCTCGCGGCGGGGACCCCCAGTGTCCTAGGGCTAGTTCAGAATCTCCCCTCGGGGCCTCACCCCAAGGACGTCAGAGGGGGCCCATTGCCCGGCGACCTGCAGCCCGGGCTGTCTCCGGAAAGCGAGGATGGCTCCATCCTGCCCGGGGTGGGGCCGACCCATCCCTCCCCCAGGGTcggaggcttcccagggggtgggCCGCCCGAGCCGGGGTCGGAGACCCTGAAGCTGCAGCGGCTGGTGGAGAACATAGACAAGGCCACCGCCGACCCCAACGAGTGTCTCATCTGCCACCGCGTCCTCAGCTGCCAGAGCTCACTCAAGATGCACTACCGCACGCACACCGGGGAGAGGCCCTTCCCGTGCAAGGTCTGCGGCCGCGCCTTCTCCACCAAAGGCAACCTGAAGACGCACCTGGGGGTGCACCGCGCCAGCGCGTCGGTGAGGACGCAGCACTCCTGCCCCATCTGCCAGAAGAAGTTCACCAACGCGGTCCTGCTGCAGCAGCACATCCGTATGCACATGGGCGGCCAGATCCCCAACGCGCCTCTGCCCGAGAGCCCCTGCGAGCTCGCGGGGCCCGAGCCCTCGGCGGCCGGGGGGGACGGCAGCCCCGGCGCGCCCGCTCACGACGGGGTCATGCAAGCCTTCGACGTAGACGAAGCCTGCCCCCAGGAGGCCCCCAGCAGCTCCTTGAGGGGCCCCGGGCCCCTCGCCGGCGTCCACGCGGCGTCCCCTACCCCGGGGCTGGCCGCGGCGGCTTCGCTGGATGTCCCGGTGAAGGCGGGGCTCGCCGCGCTCGTCCTGCAGCGGCAGGGAAGCCGAGAAAACGGGTCCGCGGAGAGTGACGGCCTGACCAACGACGACGCCTCCTCGGTTATGGGCGACCCCGAGTGCGCCAGCCGAAGCCCAGACGTCCTGGAGAGCACGTCCTTCCAGGCGGTCTCGCCGGCCCATAGCCAGGCGGAGAGCGTCAAGTCCAAGTCTCCGGACGCCGACGGCAAAGGGGACGGCTCGGAGAGCAGCCGCACTGAGATGGAAG GTCGGAGCAGTGTTCCATCGACATTTATCCGAGCCCAGCCAACCTATGTCAAAGTTGAAGTTCCTGGTGGGTTTGTGGGTCCCGCGACCATGTCCCCAGGTATGACGCCTCTGTTAGCAGCCCAGCCCCGCCGACAGGCCAAGCAACACGGCTGCACGAGGTGCGGGAAGAACTTCTCGTCGGCCAGCGCGCTTCAGATCCACGAGCGGACTCACACCGGTGAGAAGCCCTTTGTATGCAACATATGTGGCCGCGCTTTCACCACCAAAGGCAACTTGAAG GTCCATTACATGACACACGGGGCCAACAACAGCTCAGCACGCCGTGGCAGGAAGCTAGCCATCGAGAACACCATGGCTCTGTTAGGAACGGACGGAAAGAGGGTCCCCGAGATGTTTCCCAAGGAAATCATGGCCCCTTCGGTGAACGTGGACCCCGTCGTGTGGAACCAGTACGCCACCATGCTCAACGGTGGTCTGGCCATGAAGACCAACGAGATCTCCGTAATTCAGAGTGGTGGCATCCCCACCCTCCCTGTGTCCCTGGGGGCCAGCTCCGTGGTGAATAACACGGCTGCCTCCAAGATCGACGGCTCCCAGTCTGCCGCTGGTGCCGAGGTGGAGAAGCCAGGGACGGCCGACAACGTCCCCAAACACCAGTTCCCGCACCTCCTGGAAGAAAACAAGATCGCAGTCAGCTAA